The following proteins come from a genomic window of Nymphalis io chromosome 6, ilAglIoxx1.1, whole genome shotgun sequence:
- the LOC126769107 gene encoding peroxiredoxin-4, whose protein sequence is MNKIITNFIILIFYISSCNSTIFESDSCYTFGSGNVFPGGARKIDHKLQFTKAMISKPAPEWEATAIVNGEVTQLSLSSFKGKYLVFFFYPLDFTFVCPTEILAFSERIEEFKKINTEVVACSVDSHFTHLAWINTPRKEGGLGKINIPLLSDLTHSIAKDYGVYLEDLGHTLRGLFIIDDKGILRQITMNDLPVGRSVDETLRLVQAFQYTDNHGEVCPAGWKPGQDTIIPNPAEKRKYFEKVAD, encoded by the exons atgaataaaataatcacaaatttcattatattaatattttatatatcatcatGTAACTCAACAATATTTGAAAGTGATTCGTGTTATACTTTTGGAAGCGGCAATGTTTTTCCCGGTGGTGCAAGAAAGATTGATCATAAACTACAATTTACTAAAGCCATGA TCTCAAAACCGGCTCCGGAGTGGGAGGCGACGGCGATAGTTAACGGAGAAGTTACACAGCTTTCATTATCCAGTTTTAAAGGAAAATACttggtatttttcttttatccaTTGGATtt CACATTTGTATGTCCTACTGAAATTTTAGCATTCTCTGAAAGGATagaggaatttaaaaaaattaatactgagGTAGTGGCTTGTTCAGTAGACTCTCATTTTACTCACCTTGCTTGGATCAATACACCTCGTAAAGAGGGTGGACTCGGTAAAATTAACATACCTCTCCTTAGTGATCTTACACATTCTATTGCTAAAGATTATGGAGTATATTTAGAAGATTTGGGACACACATTGAgaggattatttattattgatgatAAAGGAATTCTGAGACAAATTACAATGAATGATTTGCCCGTGGGAAGATCAGTAGATGAGACATTGAGATTGGTTCAAGCATTCCAGTATACTGACAACCATGGTGAAGTATGCCCCGCTGGCTGGAAACCAGGGCAGGATACT ATCATACCTAATCCAGCTGAAAAGaggaaatattttgaaaaagtagcagactaa
- the LOC126769310 gene encoding rhodanese domain-containing protein CG4456-like isoform X1, whose amino-acid sequence MSFPLSSSIIIRLFETKIHNLQINRKFYNSYLLTKAGHSNMVDPKRVLSYEDMLKIIHQPEKVIIDVRSPEEVKSTGKIPSSINIPLNNMQDALITMSEEEFKKQFQRPKPSSSDELIFYCQSGRRSSEALDKALKLGYTKSKTYLGSWNDWSSKHK is encoded by the exons atgtcatTTCCTCTATCATCCTCAATTATTATTAGGCTGTTCGAAACAAAGATTCATAACTTGCAAATAA ATAGAAAGTTTTACAACAGCTATTTACTCACTAAAGCAGGTCATTCAAATATGGTTGATCCTAAAAGAGTTCTCAGCTATGAGgatatgcttaaaataattcatcaaCCTGAGAAGGTGATTATTGATGTCCGTAGTCCAGAAGAGGTGAAATCAACTGGCAAAATACCTTCTAGCATCAACATACCAT taaataatatgcaAGATGCATTAATAACTATGTCAGAAGAAGAGTTCAAGAAGCAATTTCAAAGACCTAAGCCATCTTCTTCAGATgagcttatattttattgtcaatCTGGTAGACGTTCCAGTGAAGCTCTTGACAAAGCACTTAAGCTTGGatatacaaa ATCTAAAACCTACCTGGGCAGCTGGAATGATTGGTCaagtaaacataaataa
- the LOC126769310 gene encoding uncharacterized protein LOC126769310 isoform X2 yields the protein MVDPKRVLSYEDMLKIIHQPEKVIIDVRSPEEVKSTGKIPSSINIPLNNMQDALITMSEEEFKKQFQRPKPSSSDELIFYCQSGRRSSEALDKALKLGYTKSKTYLGSWNDWSSKHK from the exons ATGGTTGATCCTAAAAGAGTTCTCAGCTATGAGgatatgcttaaaataattcatcaaCCTGAGAAGGTGATTATTGATGTCCGTAGTCCAGAAGAGGTGAAATCAACTGGCAAAATACCTTCTAGCATCAACATACCAT taaataatatgcaAGATGCATTAATAACTATGTCAGAAGAAGAGTTCAAGAAGCAATTTCAAAGACCTAAGCCATCTTCTTCAGATgagcttatattttattgtcaatCTGGTAGACGTTCCAGTGAAGCTCTTGACAAAGCACTTAAGCTTGGatatacaaa ATCTAAAACCTACCTGGGCAGCTGGAATGATTGGTCaagtaaacataaataa
- the LOC126769309 gene encoding uncharacterized protein LOC126769309, translating to MLRSILKRPVYNYAIHLLKFSSVQTEKLIWNKQYANCKIQGKIIQVDVLRNFSSKQPRIEEVVVDYDYVKKAISNEKILLIDVREPDEVKEFGKIPNSVNIPLGNVSTALRTMTENEFEKLYHIKKPTEETEMIFYCMSGKRSGMAQQNAFNLGYKNVKNYLGSWIEWSIKMQ from the exons ATGTTACGCAGCATTTTGAAGAGGCCTGTTTACAATTAtgctattcatttattaaagttttcgtCAGTACAAACAGAAAAATTAATATGGAACAAACAGTACGCCAACT GTAAAATTCAAGGCAAGATAATACAAGTAGATGTTCTACGAAATTTTTCTTCAAAACAACCTCGTATTGAAGAAGTGGTAGTAGATTATGATTATGTTAAAAAAGCTATATCTAATGAAAAAATTTTACTCATTGATGTAAGAGAACCAGACGAAGTAAAAGAATTTGGAAAAATCCCAAATAGTGTCAACATTCCAT TGGGAAATGTGTCTACGGCACTACGTACAATGACagaaaatgaatttgaaaaattgTATCACATTAAGAAACCTACTGAGGAGactgaaatgatattttattgtatgtctGGAAAAAGATCTGGTATGGCACAACAGAATGCTTTTAATCTGGGATATAAAaa TGTGAAAAATTATCTTGGAAGTTGGATAGAATGGTCTATCAAAATGCAGTAA